Genomic window (Paraglaciecola psychrophila 170):
TGCCAACACTTTATTGTTATATAAGCGGCGCACTTTTTTTGCGTTGCCTTTCATCACGGTATTGCCAAGTGAAACTTGACCATCACCTGCAATTACAACTTGATTATTACGGCGTACAGATACAATTGTAGTCACGAGAATTCCTTCAATGTCCAGGGACAACCAGATGGGTTTACACAACTGTTGTCAGGGCTAAGAGTGGGCTACGGCTTTCAGTATTTTAGAAAACTCCGCCGGCTCTGGTAGATGTGGGGAGGATTCCTTTTTTTTCAAGCCGCAAAGGATGTTAGGCATTTGAAATGCTTCTCTTGTGCGAGTGAATTAATATTTGGAACTCAAGCCTCGCTGATAGACGAGCTAGCCAAAATGAACAAAAGCGGGCAGTCAAAGCTTTTTGGAAATGGGTGCTTTGTGCCAAAAACGGACTGTCGCCACAAATAAAAACTGCTCACGAAGGAGTTACTATTGATTACATTTACACTGCTAAGTTCTTTTGCGTCTAGTAACACCAATCAAGCCGGTAAGGCCTAAACCAAATAGCCATACAACCGTTGGAGCGTTAACTACTAACGGCTTAAATAACCATACTCCAGTATCAGAGTTTGAAATAACTACTGGTATCGATTAACGTTCGCGGTCTAAGCCCAAGCGGTAACCGTGTAACCGTCTTAATCGAGGGTCGTAGTAGTGACTTTTAGGAGTGGATTAGCCGATGGACCATCCATAGCCAACCTGTAATCCCATAATAAATCTCATCTGAATAAGAGTATTAAACAGTCCGGTATCTGTAACATCACCGTTAAAAATTCAATGCCGTTTGGGTATTCGGCCATCTTCGGTGGCATCATAAAATGCTTCAGCTGAAAATTTATAGTGTTGTTGGGTAGTAAGCAATCAAATAATGCGCACACCTCGGGTTTTTGTAGCCCATTTTCAGCCCGTGAAATCAATGCCATTTAAACTACCGTTACATGCGCTACAAATATTAATAGGGGTTAAATCGGTATACGAAAAATGAATTGTTTCGCTTAGCTGTCGCCAGTATTTATCTTCGATGATCCTGGCACTAGCCACATTGACTAAGCAACAGATAGGGCAAAAGATGTTGTGAGTGGGTTTAGATGGGGTTGACGGCCAGTGCAAAACCAAGAGTCGTTTCTAAGGACTCGATTAAAACTGAACACACAGTGTTAAGCAGCCCCTTGGTAAAAATGTGCAGATGCCGAATATCAACATGATAATATGATTGATATTCGGCCAACTAGCGGTTTGAGAGGATTAAAACACCGCATTGAATTACAGTGCGTTTGGCGCAGGAATTAGCCCTCGTACACCGTTTCCCAGGTTTTCTCGGCTAAGGCCTTGGTTTTTAAAATGCCCTCCCGAGACGATAAACTGGAACCTTCGTATTCTATGCCCAGATAGCCATCATAGGATCCTGCTTTCATTATTTGAAAAAACTTTTCAAAATCCATACTGGTTTCGTTACCGTTTGAGTCAAACTCAAGCGCTTTCACACTGACTGCTTGTGCCGTGGTGATTAATTCAGCAAAGCCCTGATAACTATCGTATTTTTTAACGCAGGGCGCGTTCCAGAGTTCGCCATTTTCACGCTCTATACACCAATTATGAAATCAGCCAGACCGGCAACATTTTTATCTGCCAGCTTGGTGATCAGATCAGCTAGCCATGCGCCATCGTTAGATATTCCACCATGGTTTTCGATAATGATTTGCAGCCCTTTTTGCTGAGCATATTCCGCCAAAATACCTATCGCTTCTATGCTTTGTGCCTTTACATCCTCAGGGCTTCCGTCACCGTGGGCATTCACTCTCATCATGTCGCAGCCTAAATAACTGGCAGCATCCACCCATTTTTTACCTGTAGCAATTGCCTGTGATTGTAGTTCTGAGTCAGATGCGCCCAGATTGCCGATATTGTCCACTTGGATCATTAGGTTTTTGATGCCTGCCGCTTTTGCGGCCGCGTTGAGACTGTCGAGATATTCAAAATCATCCACTTTATCTTGAAAAAATTGGCTGACGTATTCAACGCCCACAAAATTCATATCTCCTGCAGCATAAATGAAATCCACTGTGTCCATTTCTCCAGCAAATAACTCTCTGTTAAATGACCACTGAGCGAGAGAGTATTTAGCTTCTGAACCGATTGTTTTTGCAACTGGCGCTTGGTTATCTTCGAGTTTTGAGCATGAGACAAACAGCGCCAATGTGATTGTGGCAATCCACGTAAGAGGGAATATTTTCAATGGTAAGTTCCTTTGCTAGACATTATCGCTGTCGCGATCCTAAAACCTCATTGTACGATAGACCTAAATTACAGCGAACTGTGAATATAGACAGCATAATACCCCATTTTTGTATTCAGGTTACTGAGTATCTTTTGGATCACCAATGGATTTTTAATGTTTAGAATAACTGTGGCTGAACGTCTGGAGATTAGATCGGAAATGGTGAAAATAACTCTGACCAGTTAAGGTAGTTGACTCGCGATAGTGGTTAAGAATGCTTTAGAAAACTAGACAAATCCTAAAGCAAAAAACCGCTTTCATAATCTTGGTGTGAGCTTCAGACATTAATGTCTAGTGATATCACAGCTAAGGATGTGGGGCTCATTTCCCAATTTTTTCAAGCCGCAAGCAAATGCTCACGACCTGTAATCTTTAGCGCCCGTTTTATTAGAGGTTCCAGTTCCAAATTTTACATCCGTTAATTTTTGCACGCTGCAAAGTGTGGCGGTGTTTTTCGGCTAAGCGTTTACTGTCATAGGGGCCAAGAATGACGCGGTACCATACTCCTGACGTACCTTTACTCGATCTCACTTGTGCCTCTAAACCTTGAAAGGCAATCATTGCTTTAAGCTCTTGAGCTTGTTCATTTTTTCTAAACGAGCCACACTGGATTAAGCGGCGCGGTGCTGGTTGGTCTTGCTCTTTTTGTTCTATTTTAACTGTAAATTCTGGCAAGCTTTTAATAAACTCCCATTCTTCCTCTGGGATATCAGGCATGGTATCTTTTTTACTTTGGGCATGTTCGGTGCTTGCGCTATCGTTAAATTCGTCTCCAGGCGCATTACCTTTGATACTCCACAAAAAATAGCTAAACCCTGCCACTAATGAAAGAGTGATGACTACCCGTAGCCAAGGAAGTGAAGGTTTGAGGGGAGGTGTTGCTTGTTTTTTGCTGCGGCCACGAGCCACGTAATCTTTGTGCGCCATGCTATAAAAAGTACTGCGTAGAAATAAGGACCATTATTTTACCGCGGAACACAGGATCCTCAATCAGAATCTGTATTTTTATTGTATTCAACTGAAATCCTGTGGATCGATATCTAACGACCAGCGGATTTTATTGCCGAGTTTTAATGTTTCGATCTGTTTGATTTGTTGCCCAATGGCTTTTTGTAAGCTGCTACGCTGTGGGCTTTGTAATAACAATTGCATTCGATATTGGCCTTGTCGTTTTTCCATTAAAGCAGGAATAGGGCCCACACAATCCACACCGCTAGCAGCACTGAATAGTTGAGCGATTTGTTGTAAAAAATCAAAGGCATCGCGAGCACTTAATGCTTGTGCTTTGAACAATGCTTGAAAAGTATAGGGCGGTAAATGGGCATGTTGCCTCTCCAATAAAGCATATTGCGCGAAGTGTGCATAGCCGTTATTAATCAAGTCTTGCAATAACGGATGACCTGGGTCGTGAGTTTGCAACCACATTTCACCAGGTTTTTCTGCACGCCCTGCACGTCCTGCCAATTGAGTAATCAATTGCGCCAAATGTTCTGCTGCACGATAGTCTGCGCTAAACAACGCACCGTCAACATCAAGAATAAGTACCAGTGTGACATTGGGAAAGTGATGACCTTTAGATAAAATCTGGGTGCCAATTAAGATTTGATGCTCATTGTTATTGATACTGTTGAGCATGTTATCCAGTTTGTTTTTACCTCTAGCGCTATCACTGTCTATTCGAATACTGCTGTACTGTGGAAAATAATCTGCAAGGCCCTGTTCTAATTGCTCTGTACCCACACCCATAGAGGTCAGTTCATTGGATTGACATTGTTGGCAACTCTTAGGGATTGATTTTGCGCTGCCGCAGTGGTGACATTGTAATTTGAATAATTGTTTATGCACAGTGAACGGTTTTTCACATCGCTTACAATGTTCAACAAAACCACATTGATGGCACACTAGGGCAGGAGCATAGCCCCTGCGGTTGATAAATAACATCACCTGACTGCCTTGCTGCAAATGCTGCCCCATGCGCTCTAACATGCCTAGTGCCACGCCAAATTGTAAAGGCTGCTGACGAATATCAAAAACATGTTGCGTCGCGAGTGACGCATTACCTGCTCGTTCATTTAACTTAAGATGATGGTACTTCCCGGCTAAAGCATTGTTTAGAGTTTCTAGGGCAGGTGTAGCTGAACCCAGTACCAAGGGAATATTTTCTTCTCTGGCGCGGATCACCGCTAAGTCACGTGCGTGATAACGTAAGCCATCTTGTTGCTTATATGAAGAATCATGTTCTTCATCAACAATCAACAAGCCAGGTTTAAGCATCGGTGTAAATATTGCGGAGCGGGTACCTATAATGATGCCTAGCTGGGCATTTGCACTTTGTTGCCATACTTGCAGACGTTCATTGTTGTTAAGTCCTGAGTGTAAAATTCCTACATCAATACCAAAGCGATATTTGAATCTATGAACAGTTTGCGGGGTAAGACCAATTTCGGGAACTAAAATCAGTACCTGTTTACCTTGTTTAAGCACCTGCTCGATTGCTTGTAGATACACTTCTGTTTTACCGCTGCCAGTAATTCCATCTAATAAAAAACAGCCATATTGGTCAAGTTTCGATTCAATACAACTTATGGCGATGGCTTGCTCAACATTGGCCATAGGTTTGTCTTGGATTATTAAATCTTGTTGCCATGTTGACGCGGTAGACGAAGCTTTTTCAATGGGAACAATTAAATCCTTTTCGACTAAAGACTTAATTGCAGCCGCCCCAAAGTCAGCTTTGGCTTTAGACTTAATAATATCTTGGTTACGCAATGACGCTACCAACGAGCGCTGTTTGGGTGCGCGGGACAAACTATTTATATCTGCAGAATGGCCAACGTCGCTTAATGTCAAATATTGCATCGGTTTTGCTAGGCTTGACTCACCTTTTCTAAGCGCTACCGGGATTGCGGTTTGAACTACATCACCAATGGGGTGTTTATAATATTGAGCCAACCAGTTGCACAGTTTAATTAAGGTTGGATTAAATATCGGTGTGTCATCTATTACCATTTCAATGGATTTTAGCTTACTGATGTCCCAATCTAACTTTTCGCTTACTCCCCAAACCACACCTATTAATTTTCGAGGACCAAAAGAAACACGCACCCGAACACCTACAGGCAAAGCTGCACCTTCATATAGATAATCGAACAATTGACGCTTTGGAATAGGGAGCGCGACACTGATTATTGCCATTTTTATACTGCATAGCCTTTGATAGAGGAGGTGACCTGGGTATATTATCAACAAAACCCTTGATCGCCCAAGCCCGTTACATTAATATGCGCGCCACTTTGCGGCAAGCCACAAAGTCTTTTTTAATTTAATTTTCGTATGGTGTTCAACTTCGGGTTGAATAGCGATGCGGCCTGACGAAGAGGTAACCCATGAAACAAGATATCCATCCTGATTATCAGATAATGACTGCAAACTGTTCTTGCGGAAATATCATCAAAGTACGTTCTACTTTAAAAAAGACCTTAACTTAGACGTATGTTCGTCTTGCCACCCTTTTTATACTGGTAAGCAACGTAACGTCGACACTGGTGGTCGTGTTGATAAATTCAACAAACGTTTTGCTGGTCTTAAGAAAAGCTAAAACTTTTTTTAGTCTGACAATACATAAAAAGGCGCTTATCTAGCGCCTTTTTTGTGCCTATTTTTTAGCAAAGATTAACGCCGCCACCATGTTTTGCCAGCCCTTAGTAGGCTTCAGCTATTTATTTTTTTGGGAAATCATAAGTATCAATTTTAATTATATTAGATATATGAAAATAGCAATCTGATCGGGTATGTGGATTGATACAGGCTGTGTTACATTTATTCGAAGAATGTTGATCAAAACTCTGTCTGATGAAATTTTTTAAAAGGACATCATTTTATCAGAGTAACAATTAACGTTTAAATTTACTGTAAACATTTTTAAATTCCAAAAGGACTGACTACACCATGTCTGATTTTCGCCAACAAGCGCTTGATTACCATTCCAAACCTACACCGGGGAAAATCTGCATTGCGCTTAGTAAGCCTGCCGAAAGTGTTACCGACTTAGCGCTAGCATACAGTCCTGGTGTGGCTGAGCCCGTTCGAGAGATCGCAGCCGATCCCGATGCAGCTTATAAATACACTGGCAAAGGAAACTTAGTTGCGGTTATTTCAAACGGTACAGCTATTCTAGGCTTGGGTAATTTAGGTCCTCTCGCCTCAAAACCTGTCATGGAAGGTAAGGCTTTATTGTTTAAGCGCTTCGCCAATATTGATTCCATTGATATTGAAGTGAAGCATACAACAACTGAAGAATTTATTAATACGGTTGCGAGTATTGCAGATACCTTCGGTGGAATTAACCTTGAAGATATAAAAGCTCCAGAGTGTTTCGAAATAGAGCAGGAATTAATTAAGCGTTGTTCCATACCTGTTTTTCATGATGATCAACATGGCACGGCTATAGTCACCGCTGCAGGCATGTTGAATGCATTGGAAATTCAAGGCAAAAGTATTGGAGAGGCCACAATAGTGTGTTTAGGCGCGGGTGCTGCAGCTACCGCTTGCATGCAGTTATTGGTTAAATGTGGTGCAAAACGCGAACGTATTTACATGCTTGATAGACAGGGTGTGATCCATACCTGTCGTGATGAACTCACCTTCCATAAAAAGTTGTTTGCCAATAACACAGACAAACGTACCTTAGAAGATGCTTTGGATGGCGCAGACGTATTTATTGGCGTATCTGGGCCTAATTTGTTGCCACCAGAGGCGCTGAAATTAATGGCTCCTAATCCGATCGTTTTTGCTTGCTCTAACCCTGATCCTGAAATTAA
Coding sequences:
- the priA gene encoding primosomal protein N' is translated as MAIISVALPIPKRQLFDYLYEGAALPVGVRVRVSFGPRKLIGVVWGVSEKLDWDISKLKSIEMVIDDTPIFNPTLIKLCNWLAQYYKHPIGDVVQTAIPVALRKGESSLAKPMQYLTLSDVGHSADINSLSRAPKQRSLVASLRNQDIIKSKAKADFGAAAIKSLVEKDLIVPIEKASSTASTWQQDLIIQDKPMANVEQAIAISCIESKLDQYGCFLLDGITGSGKTEVYLQAIEQVLKQGKQVLILVPEIGLTPQTVHRFKYRFGIDVGILHSGLNNNERLQVWQQSANAQLGIIIGTRSAIFTPMLKPGLLIVDEEHDSSYKQQDGLRYHARDLAVIRAREENIPLVLGSATPALETLNNALAGKYHHLKLNERAGNASLATQHVFDIRQQPLQFGVALGMLERMGQHLQQGSQVMLFINRRGYAPALVCHQCGFVEHCKRCEKPFTVHKQLFKLQCHHCGSAKSIPKSCQQCQSNELTSMGVGTEQLEQGLADYFPQYSSIRIDSDSARGKNKLDNMLNSINNNEHQILIGTQILSKGHHFPNVTLVLILDVDGALFSADYRAAEHLAQLITQLAGRAGRAEKPGEMWLQTHDPGHPLLQDLINNGYAHFAQYALLERQHAHLPPYTFQALFKAQALSARDAFDFLQQIAQLFSAASGVDCVGPIPALMEKRQGQYRMQLLLQSPQRSSLQKAIGQQIKQIETLKLGNKIRWSLDIDPQDFS
- a CDS encoding sugar phosphate isomerase/epimerase family protein encodes the protein MKIFPLTWIATITLALFVSCSKLEDNQAPVAKTIGSEAKYSLAQWSFNRELFAGEMDTVDFIYAAGDMNFVGVEYVSQFFQDKVDDFEYLDSLNAAAKAAGIKNLMIQVDNIGNLGASDSELQSQAIATGKKWVDAASYLGCDMMRVNAHGDGSPEDVKAQSIEAIGILAEYAQQKGLQIIIENHGGISNDGAWLADLITKLADKNVAGLADFIIGV
- a CDS encoding SPOR domain-containing protein; translation: MAHKDYVARGRSKKQATPPLKPSLPWLRVVITLSLVAGFSYFLWSIKGNAPGDEFNDSASTEHAQSKKDTMPDIPEEEWEFIKSLPEFTVKIEQKEQDQPAPRRLIQCGSFRKNEQAQELKAMIAFQGLEAQVRSSKGTSGVWYRVILGPYDSKRLAEKHRHTLQRAKINGCKIWNWNL
- a CDS encoding malic enzyme-like NAD(P)-binding protein, translated to MSDFRQQALDYHSKPTPGKICIALSKPAESVTDLALAYSPGVAEPVREIAADPDAAYKYTGKGNLVAVISNGTAILGLGNLGPLASKPVMEGKALLFKRFANIDSIDIEVKHTTTEEFINTVASIADTFGGINLEDIKAPECFEIEQELIKRCSIPVFHDDQHGTAIVTAAGMLNALEIQGKSIGEATIVCLGAGAAATACMQLLVKCGAKRERIYMLDRQGVIHTCRDELTFHKKLFANNTDKRTLEDALDGADVFIGVSGPNLLPPEALKLMAPNPIVFACSNPDPEIKPELAHAVRDDLIMATGRSDYPNQVNNVLCFPFIFRGALDVRASQINDEMKIAAVDAIRNIAKEEVSKEVLAASNIGSLSFGKDYIIPKPMDPRLLKRVALAVAQAAIDSGVTAFKELPPGYMQD